A single window of Periophthalmus magnuspinnatus isolate fPerMag1 chromosome 22, fPerMag1.2.pri, whole genome shotgun sequence DNA harbors:
- the kidins220a gene encoding kinase D-interacting substrate of 220 kDa B isoform X3, which translates to MDTTTSLKMTSLAVQSLFGYVEEENLPAIKAHLDKFRDVDSRSDNGQTPLMVAAEQGNLEIVQELIRRGANVNLDDIDSWTSLICAAKEGHIEVVQELLENGANLEHRDMGGWTALMWAAYKGRTEVARLLLEKGANPNITGQYSVYPIIWAAGRGHAEIVHLLLQHSAKVNCSDKYGTTPLIWAARKGHYNSVMHLLANGADVDQEGANSMTALIVAVKGGYTDVVKELLKRNPNVNMTDKDGNTALAIAAKEGHTEIVQDLLDAGTYVNIPDRSGETMLIGAVRGGHVEIVRALLNKYADIDVRGMDGKTALYWAVEKGNATMVRDILQCNPDTESCTKEGETPLIKATKMRNIEIVELLLDKGAKVSAMDKKGDTPLHIAIRGRSRKLAELLLRNPKDGRLLYRPNKAGETPYNIDCTHQKSILTQIFGAKHLSPTESDGDMLGYDLYSSALADILSEPTMQPPICVGLYAQWGSGKSFLLKKLEDEMKTFAGQQIEPLFQFSWLVVFLTLLLCGSVAVVLGFTVDPKLAIAVSLSLLALLYIFFVLVYFGSRRERESWNWAWVISTRLARHVGYLELLLKLMFVNPPELPEQTTRALPVRFLFTDYNRLSSVGGETSMAEMIATLSDACEREFGFMATRLFRVFKNDEIQGKKWKKTCCVPSFVLFAITFGCLITGVALLAIFKVDRENMTVNAVLIAMASVVGLALLLNCRTWWQVGDSVLNSQRKRLHSAANNLHKLKSEGFMKVLKQEVELMSKMAKTIDGFTQNQTRMAVIIDGLDACEQDKVLQMLDTVRVLFSKGPFISIFASDPHIIIKAINQNLNSVLRDSNINGHDYMRNIVHLPVFLNSRGLSTAKKLCMATPSNGDGGAAEGWHEDMERKFSQNNLGQDPPKSGTKTALNRRDTYRRRHMQRTITRQMSFDLTKLLVTEDWFSDISPQTMRRLLNIVSITGRLLRANQILFNWDRLASWINLTEEWPYRTSWIILFLEESDGVSDQVTLKTIYERISKSIPTTKDVEPLLEIDGDIRSFEVFLSSRQPSLTARDVEMFLPCTVNLDPKLREIIADVRAAREQMHMGGVTYPTLPLQEAGTRGPSGYGQHPATCSPNGSFTGSLPPQPHSAYFSGMTGPQHPFYNRPYFPQHVYHLPRHYPYHPPSSSSRPPIKPAQPKDNNDESVSPSAPVSSLNTEAVCERIKLIDGIDPNMLSHYSATIKKANINGRVLMHCNLDDLKKEMGMNFGDWQLFRGMVVEQRLAESQGLLLEESRAPSEQDSSVVLPSTTREPPEPHAFSLNLSFEELSAAGLDEPPRQSYGYSSSHWPVTNYRTSSVSSLTSQESSVDFCKLSDRQQAKYNDAYREYISQVGQLEGSGAQHTEEKAAKEGSDHDCRKSFSKPGSKGCDAPDFSGNDIQQLDPISEEDEKLDHSSSSRVKGDSYQKLPSDEDSGPEEDNTTPLLHKEKGGASNKATGLLNKPTFLSDILLDKKDSSDSGMRSSDSSSDRSLEEVDASKANLMELEGLMKRGPSGLPESTVARMSICSEAPSEASLMASSPDADWPSDSISNLNNNGTDTPATNSNANNSHRAHSNDPPTVLITPGNATITATVHHNRNLQSISLGDERESVL; encoded by the exons ATGGACACCACCACGTCCCTGAAGATGACCTCTCTAGCTGTGCAGAGCCTGTTTGGATATGTGGAGGAGGAGAACCTTCCAGCAATCAAAGCTCACCTAGATAAGTtcagagatgtagacagcagaAGCGAT AATGGACAGACTCCTCTCATGGTGGCAGCAGAGCAAGGAAACCTGGAGATAGTTCAGGAGCTCATTCGAAGAGGAGCCAATGTTAACCTGGATGATATA GACAGCTGGACGTCGCTCATCTGTGCGGCCAAAGAGGGACACATTGAGGTGGTCCAAGAGCTGCTGGAGAACGGGGCCAATCTAGAACACCGAGATATG GGAGGCTGGACTGCTCTCATGTGGGCAGCGTATAAAGGCCGTACTGAAGTGGCACGGTTGCTTTTGGAAAAGGGAGCCAACCCTAACATCACTGGTCAG TACAGCGTCTACCCGATCATCTGGGCAGCCGGGCGGGGCCATGCTGAAATTGTCCATCTCCTGTTGCAGCACTCGGCCAAAGTCAACTGCTCAGATAAG TATGGTACCACCCCTCTGATCTGGGCTGCCAGAAAAGGTCATTACAACAGTGTCATGCATCTTCTGGCTAATGGAGCTGATGTGGACCAAGAAGGAGCG AACTCCATGACAGCTCTCATAGTGGCAGTGAAGGGAGGTTACACAGACGTTGTGAAGGAGCTGTTGAAGAGGAATCCCAATGTCAATATGACAGACAAAGATGGGAACACTGCCCTGGCCATCGCAGCCAAAGAGGGCCACACTGAGATAGTGCAGGACCTGCTGGACGCTGGGACCTATGTCAACATCCCAGACAGG AGTGGGGAGACAATGCTAATTGGAGCCGTGAGAGGAGGTCACGTGGAGATTGTGAGAGCTCTTCTGAACAAATATGCCGATATTGATGTCAGGGGCATG GATGGCAAGACTGCCCTCTACTGGGCAGTTGAGAAAGGTAACGCTACCATGGTTCGAGACATCCTACAATGTAACCCTGACACTGAGAGCTGCACAAAG GAAGGTGAGACTCCACTTATTAAAGCTACAAAAATGCGGAATATAGAGATAGTGGAGCTGCTGCTAGATAAAGGAGCCAAAGTTTCTGCCATGGACAAG AAAGGcgacacacccctacatattGCTATTAGAGGGCGCAGTCGGAAGCTGGCAGAGCTACTACTGAGAAACCCTAAAGATGGTCGCCTGCTGTACCGTCCCAATAAGGCTGGAGAAACACCGTATAACATTGACTGCACTCACCAAAAGAGTATTCTCACCCAGATATTTGGAGCAA AGCACCTTTCTCCGACTGAGTCTGATGGAGACATGCTGGGGTATGACCTTTACAGCAGTGCTCTCGCTGACATCCTTAGTGAGCCCACCATGCAGCCCCCCATCTGTGTGGGGCTGTACGCCCAATGGGGCAGCGGCAAGTCCTTCCTTCTCAAGAAACTAGAAG ATGAGATGAAGACGTTTGCTGGGCAGCAGATTGAGCCGCTCTTCCAGTTCTCGTGGCTGGTGGTCTTCCTTACACTGCTGCTCTGTGGCTCAGTGGCTGTTGTCTTGGGTTTTACTGTGGATCCTAAACTGGCCATAGCGGTCTCCCTCAGCCTCCTGGCCTTGCTTTATATTTTCTTTG TGCTGGTGTACTTTGGAAGTCGCCGTGAAAGGGAGAGCTGGAACTGGGCCTGGGTCATCAGCACCCGACTGGCCCGCCATGTTGGGTACCTAGAGCTGCTGCTGAAACTGATGTTTGTGAACCCACCGGAGCTCCCAGAGCAGACCACACGTGCTCTGCCTGTTAG GTTCTTATTCACGGATTATAACCGCTTGTCCAGTGTGGGTGGGGAGACATCCATGGCAGAGATGATTGCCACACTCTCAGACGCTTGTGAGAGAGAGTTTGGCTTTATGGCAACCAGACTTTTCAGGGTTTTTAAGAATGATGAAATCCAAG GCAAAAAGTGGAAGAAAACTTGCTGTGTTCCCTCATTTGTTCTGTTTGCCATTACTTTTGGATGCCTCATCACTGGAGTAGCCTTGCTGGCCATATTTAAA GTGGACCGTGAGAACATGACTGTAAATGCAGTGTTGATAGCTATGGCCAGTGTGGTGGGCCTGGCATTGCTGCTGAACTGCAGAACATGGTGGCAGGTCGGTGACTCTGTCCTCAACTCTCAGAGGAAACGTCTGCACAGTGCTGCCAACAACTTGCACAAGCTCAAGAGTGAAGGATTTATGAAG GTTCTGAAACAGGAGGTGGAGCTAATGTCAAAAATGGCTAAAACCATCGATGGTTTCACACAGAACCAAACTCGGATGGCTGTGATCATCGATGGCCTGGATGCTTGTGAACAAGATAAAGTGCTGCAGATGCTTGACACA gtgcGGGTGTTATTTTCCAAAGGTCCTTTTATCTCCATTTTTGCCAGTGACCCTCACATTATCATCAAAGCTATCAATCAAAATCTGAACAGTGTGCTGAGAGACTCCAATATCAATGGCCACGATTACATGAGAAACATTGTGCACCTGCCAGTCTTCCTTAACAGCAGAGGCCTGAGCACCGCCAAGAAGCTTTGTATGGCCACGCCCTCCAACGGGGATGGAGGGGCCGCGGAGG GATGGCATGAAGATATGGAACGGAAATTTTCTCAAAACAACTTGGGCCAAGATCCACCGAAGTCAGGAACCAAAACTGCCTTAAACCGCAGG GACACTTATCGGCGGCGTCACATGCAGAGGACTATCACCAGACAGATGTCCTTTGACCTGACCAAGCTGCTTGTGACGGAGGACTGGTTCAGTGACATCAGCCCACAGACCATGAGGAGGTTGCTAAACATCGTCTCCATCACAG GCCGCTTGCTGCGAGCCAATCAGATCCTCTTTAACTGGGACCGCCTGGCCTCATGGATCAACCTAACCGAGGAGTGGCCCTACCGAACCTCCTGGATCATCCTGTTCCTAGAAGAAAGTGATGGTGTATCAGACCAGGTCACGCTCAAGACCATCTATGAGAG GATTTCTAAGAGCATCCCGACCACAAAGGATGTGGAGCCGCTGCTGGAGATCGATGGAGACATCCGGAGCTTCGAGGTGTTCCTGTCCTCCAGGCAGCCCTCGCTCACCGCCCGAGATGTCGAGATGTTCCTGCCCTGCACTGTCAACCTGGACCCTAAGCTCAGGGAGATTATCGCAG ATGTGCGTGCTGCCCGGGAGCAGATGCACATGGGGGGAGTGACCTATCCCACACTGCCCTTGCAGGAGGCGGGGACCCGGGGCCCTTCGGGGTACGGCCAACACCCGGCCACCTGCTCCCCCAATGGATCATTTACCGGATCTCTGCCCCCTCAGCCTCACAGCGCGTACTTCAGTGGGATGACCGGTCCCCAGCACCCCTTCTACAACAGG CCTTATTTTCCCCAACATGTGTATCACCTGCCACGGCATTATCCGTAccaccccccctcctcttcctcacgcCCCCCCATTAAACCAGCCCAGCCTAAGGACAACAACGATGAATCT GTGTCTCCTTCAGCACCAGTCAGCTCTCTTAACACAGAGGCTGTATGTGAGCGAATCAAACTCATCGATGGAATTGATCCCAATATGCTTTCTCACTACAGTGCCACCATCAAGAAG GCCAATATCAATGGCCGTGTGCTAATGCACTGTAACCTGGATGACCTGAAGAAGGAGATGGGGATGAACTTTGGTGACTGGCAGCTCTTTAGGGGGATG GTAGTAGAGCAGAGGCTCGCTGAGAGCCAAGGCCTGCTGCTGGAGGAGTCACGGGCCCCCAGTGAACAGGACAGCAGTGTTGTGCTCCCCTCCACAACTCGAGAGCCTCCAGAGCCCCATGCCTTCAGCCTGAACTTGAGCTTTGAGGAACTGAGTGCCGCGGGCCTGGATGAACCCCCTCGTCAGAGCTACGGCTACAGCAGCTCCCACTGGCCG GTGACAAATTACCGCACATCAAGCGTGTCAAGCCTCACCTCACAGGAATCCTCCGTGGACTTCTGCAAACTGAGCGATCGGCAGCAGGCCAAGTACAACGACGCCTACAGGGAGTATATCTCCCAGGTGGGACAGCTGGAGGGGTCTGGGGCCCAGCACACTGAAGAAAAAGCA GCCAAGGAGGGCTCTGACCATGATTGCCGCAAGTCCTTCTCTAAACCAGGCTCCAAAGGATGTGATGCCCCCGACTTCTCAGGGAACGATATCCAGCAATTGGATCCCATcagcgaggaggatgagaagcTGGACCATAGCTCCTCATCTAGGGTGAAGGGGGACTCGTACCAAAAACTGCCCAGCGATGAAGACTCTGGGCCAGAGGAGGACAACACCACCCCCCTGCTGCACAAAGAGAAAGGAGGTGCCTCAAACAAGGCCACTGGGCTGCTCAACAAACCCACTTTCCTCTCAGACATCCTCCTGGACAAGAAGGACTCATCTGACTCAGGGATGCGTTCCAGCGACAGCTCATCTGACCGCTCTCTGGAGGAGGTGGACGCCTCTAAAGCCAACCTGATGGAGCTGGAGGGCCTGATGAAGAGGGGTCCGAGTGGGCTGCCGGAGAGCACCGTAGCTCGCATGTCCATCTGCTCCGAGGCTCCCTCCGAGGCCAGCCTGATGGCCAGCAGCCCTGATGCAGACTGGCCTTCCGACTCTATCTCCAACCTGAATAACAACGGCACTGACACACCAGCAACCAACAGTAACGCTAACAATAGCCACCGGGCCCACAGCAATGACCCGCCTACCGTCCTCATCACCCCGGGCAATGCCACCATTACTGCAACTGTGCATCACAACCGCAACCTGCAGTCCATCAGCCTGGGGGATGAGCGGGAGAGCGTGCTCTGA
- the kidins220a gene encoding kinase D-interacting substrate of 220 kDa B isoform X2 has protein sequence MDTTTSLKMTSLAVQSLFGYVEEENLPAIKAHLDKFRDVDSRSDNGQTPLMVAAEQGNLEIVQELIRRGANVNLDDIDSWTSLICAAKEGHIEVVQELLENGANLEHRDMGGWTALMWAAYKGRTEVARLLLEKGANPNITGQYSVYPIIWAAGRGHAEIVHLLLQHSAKVNCSDKYGTTPLIWAARKGHYNSVMHLLANGADVDQEGANSMTALIVAVKGGYTDVVKELLKRNPNVNMTDKDGNTALAIAAKEGHTEIVQDLLDAGTYVNIPDRSGETMLIGAVRGGHVEIVRALLNKYADIDVRGMDGKTALYWAVEKGNATMVRDILQCNPDTESCTKEGETPLIKATKMRNIEIVELLLDKGAKVSAMDKKGDTPLHIAIRGRSRKLAELLLRNPKDGRLLYRPNKAGETPYNIDCTHQKSILTQIFGAKHLSPTESDGDMLGYDLYSSALADILSEPTMQPPICVGLYAQWGSGKSFLLKKLEDEMKTFAGQQIEPLFQFSWLVVFLTLLLCGSVAVVLGFTVDPKLAIAVSLSLLALLYIFFVLVYFGSRRERESWNWAWVISTRLARHVGYLELLLKLMFVNPPELPEQTTRALPVRFLFTDYNRLSSVGGETSMAEMIATLSDACEREFGFMATRLFRVFKNDEIQGKKWKKTCCVPSFVLFAITFGCLITGVALLAIFKVDRENMTVNAVLIAMASVVGLALLLNCRTWWQVGDSVLNSQRKRLHSAANNLHKLKSEGFMKVLKQEVELMSKMAKTIDGFTQNQTRMAVIIDGLDACEQDKVLQMLDTVRVLFSKGPFISIFASDPHIIIKAINQNLNSVLRDSNINGHDYMRNIVHLPVFLNSRGLSTAKKLCMATPSNGDGGAAEGWHEDMERKFSQNNLGQDPPKSGTKTALNRRDTYRRRHMQRTITRQMSFDLTKLLVTEDWFSDISPQTMRRLLNIVSITGRLLRANQILFNWDRLASWINLTEEWPYRTSWIILFLEESDGVSDQVTLKTIYERISKSIPTTKDVEPLLEIDGDIRSFEVFLSSRQPSLTARDVEMFLPCTVNLDPKLREIIADVRAAREQMHMGGVTYPTLPLQEAGTRGPSGYGQHPATCSPNGSFTGSLPPQPHSAYFSGMTGPQHPFYNRPYFPQHVYHLPRHYPYHPPSSSSRPPIKPAQPKDNNDESPLKCQAYKVKKVSPSAPVSSLNTEAVCERIKLIDGIDPNMLSHYSATIKKANINGRVLMHCNLDDLKKEMGMNFGDWQLFRGMVVEQRLAESQGLLLEESRAPSEQDSSVVLPSTTREPPEPHAFSLNLSFEELSAAGLDEPPRQSYGYSSSHWPVTNYRTSSVSSLTSQESSVDFCKLSDRQQAKYNDAYREYISQVGQLEGSGAQHTEEKAAKEGSDHDCRKSFSKPGSKGCDAPDFSGNDIQQLDPISEEDEKLDHSSSSRVKGDSYQKLPSDEDSGPEEDNTTPLLHKEKGGASNKATGLLNKPTFLSDILLDKKDSSDSGMRSSDSSSDRSLEEVDASKANLMELEGLMKRGPSGLPESTVARMSICSEAPSEASLMASSPDADWPSDSISNLNNNGTDTPATNSNANNSHRAHSNDPPTVLITPGNATITATVHHNRNLQSISLGDERESVL, from the exons ATGGACACCACCACGTCCCTGAAGATGACCTCTCTAGCTGTGCAGAGCCTGTTTGGATATGTGGAGGAGGAGAACCTTCCAGCAATCAAAGCTCACCTAGATAAGTtcagagatgtagacagcagaAGCGAT AATGGACAGACTCCTCTCATGGTGGCAGCAGAGCAAGGAAACCTGGAGATAGTTCAGGAGCTCATTCGAAGAGGAGCCAATGTTAACCTGGATGATATA GACAGCTGGACGTCGCTCATCTGTGCGGCCAAAGAGGGACACATTGAGGTGGTCCAAGAGCTGCTGGAGAACGGGGCCAATCTAGAACACCGAGATATG GGAGGCTGGACTGCTCTCATGTGGGCAGCGTATAAAGGCCGTACTGAAGTGGCACGGTTGCTTTTGGAAAAGGGAGCCAACCCTAACATCACTGGTCAG TACAGCGTCTACCCGATCATCTGGGCAGCCGGGCGGGGCCATGCTGAAATTGTCCATCTCCTGTTGCAGCACTCGGCCAAAGTCAACTGCTCAGATAAG TATGGTACCACCCCTCTGATCTGGGCTGCCAGAAAAGGTCATTACAACAGTGTCATGCATCTTCTGGCTAATGGAGCTGATGTGGACCAAGAAGGAGCG AACTCCATGACAGCTCTCATAGTGGCAGTGAAGGGAGGTTACACAGACGTTGTGAAGGAGCTGTTGAAGAGGAATCCCAATGTCAATATGACAGACAAAGATGGGAACACTGCCCTGGCCATCGCAGCCAAAGAGGGCCACACTGAGATAGTGCAGGACCTGCTGGACGCTGGGACCTATGTCAACATCCCAGACAGG AGTGGGGAGACAATGCTAATTGGAGCCGTGAGAGGAGGTCACGTGGAGATTGTGAGAGCTCTTCTGAACAAATATGCCGATATTGATGTCAGGGGCATG GATGGCAAGACTGCCCTCTACTGGGCAGTTGAGAAAGGTAACGCTACCATGGTTCGAGACATCCTACAATGTAACCCTGACACTGAGAGCTGCACAAAG GAAGGTGAGACTCCACTTATTAAAGCTACAAAAATGCGGAATATAGAGATAGTGGAGCTGCTGCTAGATAAAGGAGCCAAAGTTTCTGCCATGGACAAG AAAGGcgacacacccctacatattGCTATTAGAGGGCGCAGTCGGAAGCTGGCAGAGCTACTACTGAGAAACCCTAAAGATGGTCGCCTGCTGTACCGTCCCAATAAGGCTGGAGAAACACCGTATAACATTGACTGCACTCACCAAAAGAGTATTCTCACCCAGATATTTGGAGCAA AGCACCTTTCTCCGACTGAGTCTGATGGAGACATGCTGGGGTATGACCTTTACAGCAGTGCTCTCGCTGACATCCTTAGTGAGCCCACCATGCAGCCCCCCATCTGTGTGGGGCTGTACGCCCAATGGGGCAGCGGCAAGTCCTTCCTTCTCAAGAAACTAGAAG ATGAGATGAAGACGTTTGCTGGGCAGCAGATTGAGCCGCTCTTCCAGTTCTCGTGGCTGGTGGTCTTCCTTACACTGCTGCTCTGTGGCTCAGTGGCTGTTGTCTTGGGTTTTACTGTGGATCCTAAACTGGCCATAGCGGTCTCCCTCAGCCTCCTGGCCTTGCTTTATATTTTCTTTG TGCTGGTGTACTTTGGAAGTCGCCGTGAAAGGGAGAGCTGGAACTGGGCCTGGGTCATCAGCACCCGACTGGCCCGCCATGTTGGGTACCTAGAGCTGCTGCTGAAACTGATGTTTGTGAACCCACCGGAGCTCCCAGAGCAGACCACACGTGCTCTGCCTGTTAG GTTCTTATTCACGGATTATAACCGCTTGTCCAGTGTGGGTGGGGAGACATCCATGGCAGAGATGATTGCCACACTCTCAGACGCTTGTGAGAGAGAGTTTGGCTTTATGGCAACCAGACTTTTCAGGGTTTTTAAGAATGATGAAATCCAAG GCAAAAAGTGGAAGAAAACTTGCTGTGTTCCCTCATTTGTTCTGTTTGCCATTACTTTTGGATGCCTCATCACTGGAGTAGCCTTGCTGGCCATATTTAAA GTGGACCGTGAGAACATGACTGTAAATGCAGTGTTGATAGCTATGGCCAGTGTGGTGGGCCTGGCATTGCTGCTGAACTGCAGAACATGGTGGCAGGTCGGTGACTCTGTCCTCAACTCTCAGAGGAAACGTCTGCACAGTGCTGCCAACAACTTGCACAAGCTCAAGAGTGAAGGATTTATGAAG GTTCTGAAACAGGAGGTGGAGCTAATGTCAAAAATGGCTAAAACCATCGATGGTTTCACACAGAACCAAACTCGGATGGCTGTGATCATCGATGGCCTGGATGCTTGTGAACAAGATAAAGTGCTGCAGATGCTTGACACA gtgcGGGTGTTATTTTCCAAAGGTCCTTTTATCTCCATTTTTGCCAGTGACCCTCACATTATCATCAAAGCTATCAATCAAAATCTGAACAGTGTGCTGAGAGACTCCAATATCAATGGCCACGATTACATGAGAAACATTGTGCACCTGCCAGTCTTCCTTAACAGCAGAGGCCTGAGCACCGCCAAGAAGCTTTGTATGGCCACGCCCTCCAACGGGGATGGAGGGGCCGCGGAGG GATGGCATGAAGATATGGAACGGAAATTTTCTCAAAACAACTTGGGCCAAGATCCACCGAAGTCAGGAACCAAAACTGCCTTAAACCGCAGG GACACTTATCGGCGGCGTCACATGCAGAGGACTATCACCAGACAGATGTCCTTTGACCTGACCAAGCTGCTTGTGACGGAGGACTGGTTCAGTGACATCAGCCCACAGACCATGAGGAGGTTGCTAAACATCGTCTCCATCACAG GCCGCTTGCTGCGAGCCAATCAGATCCTCTTTAACTGGGACCGCCTGGCCTCATGGATCAACCTAACCGAGGAGTGGCCCTACCGAACCTCCTGGATCATCCTGTTCCTAGAAGAAAGTGATGGTGTATCAGACCAGGTCACGCTCAAGACCATCTATGAGAG GATTTCTAAGAGCATCCCGACCACAAAGGATGTGGAGCCGCTGCTGGAGATCGATGGAGACATCCGGAGCTTCGAGGTGTTCCTGTCCTCCAGGCAGCCCTCGCTCACCGCCCGAGATGTCGAGATGTTCCTGCCCTGCACTGTCAACCTGGACCCTAAGCTCAGGGAGATTATCGCAG ATGTGCGTGCTGCCCGGGAGCAGATGCACATGGGGGGAGTGACCTATCCCACACTGCCCTTGCAGGAGGCGGGGACCCGGGGCCCTTCGGGGTACGGCCAACACCCGGCCACCTGCTCCCCCAATGGATCATTTACCGGATCTCTGCCCCCTCAGCCTCACAGCGCGTACTTCAGTGGGATGACCGGTCCCCAGCACCCCTTCTACAACAGG CCTTATTTTCCCCAACATGTGTATCACCTGCCACGGCATTATCCGTAccaccccccctcctcttcctcacgcCCCCCCATTAAACCAGCCCAGCCTAAGGACAACAACGATGAATCT CCTTTAAAGTGCCAGGCTTACAAAGTGAAGAAG GTGTCTCCTTCAGCACCAGTCAGCTCTCTTAACACAGAGGCTGTATGTGAGCGAATCAAACTCATCGATGGAATTGATCCCAATATGCTTTCTCACTACAGTGCCACCATCAAGAAG GCCAATATCAATGGCCGTGTGCTAATGCACTGTAACCTGGATGACCTGAAGAAGGAGATGGGGATGAACTTTGGTGACTGGCAGCTCTTTAGGGGGATG GTAGTAGAGCAGAGGCTCGCTGAGAGCCAAGGCCTGCTGCTGGAGGAGTCACGGGCCCCCAGTGAACAGGACAGCAGTGTTGTGCTCCCCTCCACAACTCGAGAGCCTCCAGAGCCCCATGCCTTCAGCCTGAACTTGAGCTTTGAGGAACTGAGTGCCGCGGGCCTGGATGAACCCCCTCGTCAGAGCTACGGCTACAGCAGCTCCCACTGGCCG GTGACAAATTACCGCACATCAAGCGTGTCAAGCCTCACCTCACAGGAATCCTCCGTGGACTTCTGCAAACTGAGCGATCGGCAGCAGGCCAAGTACAACGACGCCTACAGGGAGTATATCTCCCAGGTGGGACAGCTGGAGGGGTCTGGGGCCCAGCACACTGAAGAAAAAGCA GCCAAGGAGGGCTCTGACCATGATTGCCGCAAGTCCTTCTCTAAACCAGGCTCCAAAGGATGTGATGCCCCCGACTTCTCAGGGAACGATATCCAGCAATTGGATCCCATcagcgaggaggatgagaagcTGGACCATAGCTCCTCATCTAGGGTGAAGGGGGACTCGTACCAAAAACTGCCCAGCGATGAAGACTCTGGGCCAGAGGAGGACAACACCACCCCCCTGCTGCACAAAGAGAAAGGAGGTGCCTCAAACAAGGCCACTGGGCTGCTCAACAAACCCACTTTCCTCTCAGACATCCTCCTGGACAAGAAGGACTCATCTGACTCAGGGATGCGTTCCAGCGACAGCTCATCTGACCGCTCTCTGGAGGAGGTGGACGCCTCTAAAGCCAACCTGATGGAGCTGGAGGGCCTGATGAAGAGGGGTCCGAGTGGGCTGCCGGAGAGCACCGTAGCTCGCATGTCCATCTGCTCCGAGGCTCCCTCCGAGGCCAGCCTGATGGCCAGCAGCCCTGATGCAGACTGGCCTTCCGACTCTATCTCCAACCTGAATAACAACGGCACTGACACACCAGCAACCAACAGTAACGCTAACAATAGCCACCGGGCCCACAGCAATGACCCGCCTACCGTCCTCATCACCCCGGGCAATGCCACCATTACTGCAACTGTGCATCACAACCGCAACCTGCAGTCCATCAGCCTGGGGGATGAGCGGGAGAGCGTGCTCTGA